In the genome of Saccharomonospora viridis DSM 43017, one region contains:
- the nuoE gene encoding NADH-quinone oxidoreductase subunit NuoE, whose product MTTPSQQPSKKPETDPFGPEIEEQAQQLAARYPQARSALLPMLHLVQSVQGYVSQEGIAFCARQLDLTEAEVSAVATFYTMYKRKPCGEHLVSVCTNTLCAALGGDEIYKRLSEHLGEDGKPLGHEETVGEPGEPGSITLEHAECLAACDFGPVLQVNYEYFDNQTPEKAVELVDALRRGEKPQPTRGAPLTDFRSVERQLAGFFPEDDVFRSDVDSPSQAVETLRGAQLAADRGWTAPAMPDDAPLPEVEAK is encoded by the coding sequence ATGACCACACCGTCGCAGCAGCCCTCAAAGAAGCCGGAGACCGACCCGTTCGGCCCCGAGATCGAGGAGCAGGCCCAACAGCTTGCGGCACGCTACCCCCAGGCGCGTTCGGCGCTGTTGCCGATGCTGCACCTGGTGCAGTCGGTACAGGGCTACGTGAGCCAGGAGGGCATCGCCTTCTGCGCCCGGCAGCTCGACCTCACCGAGGCCGAGGTCAGCGCGGTCGCCACCTTCTACACGATGTACAAGCGCAAGCCGTGCGGTGAGCACTTGGTGAGCGTGTGCACCAACACGCTGTGCGCGGCGCTCGGTGGTGACGAGATCTACAAGCGACTGTCCGAACACCTGGGTGAGGACGGTAAGCCGCTCGGGCACGAGGAGACGGTCGGTGAGCCGGGAGAGCCGGGGTCGATCACCCTGGAGCACGCCGAGTGCTTGGCGGCGTGCGACTTCGGACCCGTCCTCCAGGTGAACTACGAGTACTTCGACAACCAGACGCCGGAGAAAGCGGTCGAGCTGGTGGACGCGTTGCGGCGTGGGGAGAAGCCACAGCCGACGCGGGGTGCGCCGCTGACCGACTTCAGGTCGGTGGAACGTCAGCTCGCCGGATTCTTCCCCGAGGACGACGTGTTCCGCTCCGATGTGGACTCACCGTCGCAGGCCGTGGAGACGTTGCGAGGCGCGCAGCTGGCGGCGGATCGCGGTTGGACGGCGCCGGCGATGCCGGACGACGCCCCCTTGCCGGAAGTGGAGGCGAAATGA
- a CDS encoding NADH-quinone oxidoreductase subunit C translates to MPDEKPETGGELSSAEHSEKGLRPQGSEPAKPTKPVVAGRERRGMFGVSGTGDTSGYGGLRLPAYSPPPAERPYGGWFDDFADEFYAALADNGIPADAIQQVTIDRGEITFYVQREYLVDICRTLRDDEGLRFELCNSVSGVDYGVDVPQRLHSVYHLTSMTYRRRIRLEVAVDVDDPHIPSIVDVYPTADWQEREAYDMFGIIYDGHPALTRILMPDDWEGHPQRKDYPLGGIPVEYKGAEIPPPDTRRSYS, encoded by the coding sequence ATGCCTGACGAGAAGCCGGAGACCGGCGGCGAGCTGTCGAGCGCCGAGCACAGCGAGAAGGGATTGCGCCCGCAGGGTTCCGAACCGGCCAAGCCCACCAAGCCGGTGGTCGCGGGGCGGGAGCGCCGGGGCATGTTCGGTGTGTCGGGTACCGGGGACACCTCCGGTTACGGCGGCCTCCGGTTGCCCGCGTACTCACCGCCACCCGCCGAGCGGCCCTACGGGGGTTGGTTCGACGATTTCGCCGACGAGTTCTACGCGGCGCTGGCGGACAACGGGATCCCCGCTGACGCCATCCAGCAGGTCACGATCGACCGCGGCGAGATCACGTTCTACGTGCAGCGTGAGTACCTGGTGGACATCTGCCGGACGTTGCGCGACGACGAGGGGCTGCGGTTCGAGCTCTGCAACTCGGTGTCCGGTGTGGACTACGGCGTCGACGTCCCGCAGCGTCTGCACTCCGTGTACCACCTGACGTCGATGACCTATCGGCGGCGTATCCGGTTGGAAGTCGCGGTGGACGTGGACGACCCGCATATTCCGTCCATTGTGGATGTCTATCCGACGGCCGACTGGCAGGAGCGAGAAGCCTACGACATGTTCGGGATCATCTACGACGGGCATCCCGCGTTGACCCGCATCCTCATGCCCGATGACTGGGAAGGGCATCCCCAGCGCAAGGACTACCCGCTGGGTGGAATTCCGGTCGAGTACAAGGGTGCGGAGATCCCGCCGCCCGACACGCGGAGGTCCTACTCATGA
- the nuoI gene encoding NADH-quinone oxidoreductase subunit NuoI, with product MGIFDPIKGFGVTFATMFKKVATEEYPEAGAPAAPRYHGRHQLNRHPDGLEKCVGCELCAWACPADAIYVEGGDNTEEARYSPGERYGKNYQINYLRCIGCGLCVEACPTRSLTMINFYELADDDRQKLIYTKEDLLAPLLPGMEEPPHPMRLGDSEQDYYVKGPELARQRGVPSGESVETSEEKAV from the coding sequence ATGGGGATCTTTGATCCCATCAAAGGCTTCGGTGTCACCTTCGCGACGATGTTCAAGAAGGTGGCCACGGAGGAGTACCCGGAGGCCGGGGCGCCTGCCGCGCCGCGTTATCACGGCCGTCACCAACTCAACCGGCATCCGGACGGGTTGGAGAAGTGCGTCGGTTGTGAGTTGTGCGCGTGGGCATGCCCCGCGGACGCCATCTACGTCGAGGGCGGGGACAACACCGAGGAGGCGCGCTACTCCCCGGGCGAGCGGTACGGCAAGAACTACCAGATCAACTACCTGCGTTGCATCGGCTGCGGCCTGTGCGTGGAGGCTTGCCCGACCCGCTCCCTGACGATGATCAACTTCTACGAGCTCGCCGATGACGACCGGCAGAAGCTGATCTACACCAAGGAAGACCTGCTGGCGCCTCTGCTGCCGGGGATGGAGGAACCACCCCACCCGATGCGGCTGGGGGACAGCGAGCAGGACTACTACGTCAAGGGCCCGGAACTGGCCCGGCAGCGCGGCGTGCCCTCCGGTGAGTCGGTCGAGACGTCCGAAGAGAAGGCAGTGTGA
- the nuoH gene encoding NADH-quinone oxidoreductase subunit NuoH: protein MIHFLAQEQEPMTRAELLADDPLWLILLKAVVILLIGPILTVFMIVWERKALGRMQNRPGPNRVGPNGWFQSIADAIKLPFKEQVIPDTADRKIYFLAPMIVAVPAMIGLAAIPFGPEVTIFGERTVLQLIELPVSVLLILAGASVGVYGIILAGWASGSPYPLLGGLRSAAQVISYEIAMGLSIVGVALYAQSLSTGEIVAAQEHGWYFYLLLPSFVIYLISMVGETNRAPFDLPEAESELVGGFHTEYSSMKFAMFFLAEYCNMIIVSAFATTLFLGGWMFPFVGLDSPLNQGWLPLLWFFGKTFLLLFGFIWLRGTLPRFRYDQFMKLGWKVLIPVALIWVMVISLIRAIRTDGTVSTGQILVVGAIVIAVLVLLTLLLPEKEVPEEDSVPLTGGGYPVPPLDLTVPTMTPRQKALRKQEARKSVESQQSEQVEPASVSSGKEATDGDL from the coding sequence ATGATTCACTTCCTCGCCCAAGAGCAGGAGCCGATGACGAGGGCGGAGCTGCTGGCCGACGATCCACTGTGGTTGATCCTGCTCAAGGCCGTCGTCATCCTGCTGATCGGTCCGATCCTGACCGTCTTCATGATCGTGTGGGAGCGGAAGGCCCTCGGCCGGATGCAGAACCGGCCGGGGCCGAACCGGGTCGGCCCGAACGGTTGGTTCCAGTCCATCGCCGACGCGATCAAACTGCCGTTCAAGGAACAGGTCATTCCCGACACGGCCGATCGCAAGATCTACTTCCTGGCGCCGATGATCGTGGCGGTTCCCGCGATGATCGGCCTGGCGGCCATCCCCTTCGGTCCCGAGGTGACGATCTTCGGCGAGCGCACCGTGTTGCAGTTGATCGAACTGCCGGTCAGCGTGCTGTTGATCCTCGCGGGCGCGTCCGTCGGTGTGTACGGCATCATCCTCGCCGGATGGGCTTCCGGCTCGCCGTACCCGCTGCTGGGTGGCCTGCGGTCGGCGGCCCAGGTGATCTCCTACGAGATCGCGATGGGGCTGTCGATCGTCGGTGTGGCGCTGTACGCGCAGTCGTTGTCGACGGGTGAGATCGTGGCCGCGCAGGAGCACGGCTGGTACTTCTACCTGTTGCTGCCGAGCTTCGTGATCTATCTGATCTCGATGGTCGGCGAGACCAACCGTGCCCCGTTCGACCTGCCAGAGGCCGAGTCGGAGCTGGTCGGTGGTTTCCACACCGAGTACAGCTCGATGAAGTTCGCGATGTTCTTCCTCGCCGAGTACTGCAACATGATCATCGTCTCGGCGTTCGCGACCACTCTGTTCCTCGGCGGGTGGATGTTCCCGTTCGTGGGCCTCGACTCGCCGCTGAACCAGGGCTGGTTGCCGCTGCTGTGGTTCTTCGGCAAGACGTTCCTCCTGCTGTTCGGCTTCATCTGGCTGCGCGGCACGTTGCCGAGGTTCCGTTACGACCAGTTCATGAAGCTCGGTTGGAAGGTGCTCATCCCGGTCGCGCTGATCTGGGTGATGGTGATCTCCCTGATCCGGGCCATCCGTACCGACGGCACCGTCTCCACCGGCCAGATCCTCGTCGTCGGCGCCATCGTGATCGCGGTCCTGGTGCTGCTCACGCTGCTGCTGCCGGAGAAGGAAGTGCCCGAAGAGGACTCCGTGCCGCTCACCGGAGGCGGCTATCCGGTGCCGCCACTGGACCTCACGGTGCCCACGATGACGCCTCGGCAGAAGGCGCTGCGCAAGCAGGAGGCCCGGAAGTCCGTGGAGTCCCAGCAATCCGAGCAGGTCGAACCGGCGTCGGTCAGCTCAGGTAAGGAGGCAACCGATGGGGATCTTTGA
- a CDS encoding NADH-quinone oxidoreductase subunit D has protein sequence MTTSDRIADVNTDTDTPAENGDGADGARYAEHRDTTEGRVYTVGGGDWDDVLADATKSERMIINMGPQHPSTHGVLRLVLEMEGETVTQLRSVIGYLHTGIEKNCEYRTWTQAVTFVTRMDYLSPLFNEMGYCLAVEKLLGIEVPRRAQLLRILLMELNRLGSHFVYIATGGMELGSTTAMTIGFREREEVLHLLEHLTGLRMNHAFIRPGGLAQDMPEDFEEKVTEFCKVMDKRLPLYDKLFTGQPIWRNRLKGVGFLPLDACLALGVTGPVLRSAGLAWDLRKVDPYSGYDEIDFEVPTSTDADCWARYLLRVEEMHQSLRIIRQVLKMLEPGPVMVEDRKIAWPAQLSISSDGMGNSLEHVRKIMGQSMESLIHHFKLVTEGFRVPPGQVYSAVESPRGELGFHLVSDGGTRPLRVHVREPSFVNLQSMPAMAEGGLVADVIAAIASIDPVMGGVDR, from the coding sequence ATGACCACGAGCGACCGCATCGCCGATGTGAACACCGATACGGACACCCCGGCGGAGAACGGCGACGGCGCCGACGGCGCCCGCTACGCCGAGCACCGTGACACGACCGAAGGTCGGGTCTACACGGTCGGTGGTGGCGACTGGGACGACGTGCTGGCCGATGCCACCAAGTCCGAGCGCATGATCATCAACATGGGTCCGCAGCACCCGTCCACGCACGGCGTGTTGCGACTCGTGCTGGAGATGGAGGGTGAGACCGTCACCCAGCTCCGCTCGGTGATCGGCTACCTGCACACCGGGATCGAGAAGAACTGCGAATACCGCACGTGGACCCAGGCCGTCACGTTCGTGACGCGCATGGACTACCTCTCGCCGCTGTTCAACGAGATGGGCTACTGCCTGGCGGTGGAGAAACTGCTCGGCATCGAGGTCCCGCGTCGCGCGCAGTTGCTGCGGATCCTGCTCATGGAGCTCAACCGGCTGGGCTCGCACTTCGTCTACATCGCCACCGGTGGTATGGAGCTGGGTTCCACCACCGCCATGACGATCGGGTTCCGGGAGCGTGAAGAGGTCCTGCACCTGCTCGAACATCTCACCGGTCTGCGGATGAACCACGCGTTCATCCGACCCGGCGGGCTCGCGCAGGACATGCCGGAGGACTTCGAGGAGAAGGTCACCGAGTTCTGCAAGGTGATGGACAAGCGGCTGCCGCTGTACGACAAGCTGTTCACCGGGCAGCCGATCTGGCGCAACCGTCTCAAGGGCGTGGGCTTCCTGCCGCTGGACGCCTGCCTCGCACTCGGTGTCACCGGCCCGGTACTGCGTTCGGCCGGGTTGGCGTGGGACCTGCGCAAGGTCGATCCGTACTCCGGTTACGACGAGATCGACTTCGAGGTCCCGACGTCCACCGACGCCGACTGCTGGGCCCGGTACCTGCTGCGGGTCGAGGAGATGCACCAGTCGTTGCGCATCATTCGGCAGGTGCTCAAGATGCTGGAGCCGGGCCCGGTGATGGTCGAGGACCGCAAGATCGCCTGGCCCGCCCAGTTGTCGATCTCCAGCGACGGCATGGGCAACTCCCTCGAACACGTCCGCAAGATCATGGGCCAGTCGATGGAGTCGCTCATCCACCACTTCAAGTTGGTCACCGAAGGCTTCCGGGTGCCCCCGGGGCAGGTGTACTCGGCGGTGGAGTCGCCACGTGGTGAGCTGGGCTTCCACCTGGTCTCCGACGGTGGCACCAGGCCGCTGCGGGTCCACGTCAGGGAACCGAGCTTCGTGAATCTGCAATCGATGCCCGCCATGGCGGAGGGCGGTCTCGTCGCCGACGTCATCGCGGCCATCGCCTCGATCGACCCTGTGATGGGGGGAGTGGACCGATGA
- the nuoF gene encoding NADH-quinone oxidoreductase subunit NuoF, with product MSTDPLTPVLTKRWLSPQSWRLATYEKLEGYTALRKALSGTPEQLVQLIKDSGLRGRGGAGFPAGVKWSFMPQNDDKPHYLVINADEGEPGTCKDIPLMMADPHSLIEGCIIASYAMRAHRCFIYVRGEALHPIRRLNSAVREAYEAGYLGKNILGSGFDLDITVHAGAGAYICGEETALLDSLEGRRGQPRLKPPFPASAGLYAAPTTVNNVETIASVPYIVNGGAEWFRKMGTEKSPGPKIYSISGHVEKPGQYEAPLGTTLRQLLEMAGGMKDGIPLKFWTPGGSSTPLFTAEHIDVPLDFEGAAEAGSMLGTTAVQVFNETVSVPWAVMKWTQFYKHESCGKCTPCREGTYWLTQILERMVDGRGTESDIDTLLDICDNILGRSFCALGDGATSPITSAIKYFRDEFVELCEKNRASSPELVGAS from the coding sequence ATGAGTACAGATCCTTTGACCCCGGTTCTGACGAAGCGGTGGTTGTCTCCGCAGTCGTGGCGCCTGGCGACGTACGAGAAGCTGGAGGGCTACACGGCACTGCGTAAGGCGTTGTCCGGTACGCCGGAACAGCTCGTGCAGCTCATCAAGGACTCGGGGTTGCGCGGTCGCGGTGGTGCGGGCTTCCCGGCGGGCGTGAAGTGGTCGTTCATGCCGCAGAACGACGACAAACCGCACTACCTGGTGATCAACGCCGACGAGGGCGAGCCGGGGACCTGCAAGGACATCCCGCTGATGATGGCGGACCCGCACTCGCTCATCGAGGGCTGCATCATCGCCTCCTACGCCATGCGGGCACACCGGTGTTTCATCTACGTCCGTGGTGAGGCGTTGCACCCGATCCGCCGGCTCAACTCGGCCGTGCGGGAGGCCTACGAGGCCGGATACCTGGGCAAGAACATCCTGGGTTCCGGGTTCGACCTCGACATCACGGTCCACGCGGGGGCGGGCGCCTACATCTGCGGCGAGGAGACGGCACTGCTCGACTCGCTGGAGGGGCGTCGCGGGCAGCCGCGGTTGAAGCCGCCGTTCCCGGCCTCCGCCGGGCTGTACGCCGCGCCCACCACGGTGAACAACGTCGAGACCATCGCCAGCGTCCCCTACATCGTCAACGGCGGCGCCGAGTGGTTCCGGAAGATGGGCACCGAGAAGTCACCCGGGCCGAAGATCTATTCCATCTCGGGGCACGTGGAGAAGCCGGGTCAGTACGAGGCCCCGTTGGGCACCACGCTGCGCCAGCTGTTGGAGATGGCGGGTGGCATGAAGGACGGCATCCCGCTGAAGTTCTGGACGCCGGGTGGGTCCTCGACACCGCTGTTCACCGCCGAGCACATCGACGTGCCACTGGACTTCGAAGGCGCGGCCGAGGCCGGTTCGATGCTGGGAACCACGGCCGTGCAGGTGTTCAACGAGACGGTGTCGGTGCCGTGGGCCGTGATGAAGTGGACGCAGTTCTACAAGCACGAGTCCTGCGGCAAGTGCACACCGTGCCGGGAGGGCACCTACTGGCTCACCCAGATTCTGGAGCGCATGGTCGACGGCCGCGGCACGGAGTCCGATATCGACACGTTGCTCGATATCTGCGACAACATCCTCGGTCGGTCGTTCTGTGCGCTCGGTGACGGTGCCACGAGCCCCATCACCAGCGCCATCAAGTACTTCCGCGACGAGTTCGTCGAACTGTGTGAGAAGAACCGGGCGAGCTCGCCCGAACTGGTGGGAGCATCATGA
- a CDS encoding NADH-quinone oxidoreductase subunit G has protein sequence MTIAPEAAEKDETPVPEGHVKLTIDGEEVIAPKGELLIRTAERLGIVIPRFCDHPLLDPAGACRQCLVEVEMNGRPMPKPQASCTMTVADGMVVKTQLTSPVADKAQQGVMELLLINHPLDCPICDKGGECPLQNQAMAHGRTESRFVDRKRTFPKPLSISTQVLLDRERCVLCQRCTRFSSQIAGDPFIDLMERGAQQQIGTSETADLVGGETSTGTPFQSYFSGNTIQICPVGALTSAQYRFRSRPFDLVSSPSVCEHCSVGCAMRTDFRRGKVMRRLAGDDPEVNEEWLCDKGRFAFRYTEAADRVRHPLVRDPETGQLERASWTHALRVAAEGLAKARDGHGVGVLPGGRLTVEDAYAYSKFARVALRTNDIDFRARAHSAEELDFLASHVVGVTPETGVTMRQLETAPLVLCVAFEPEEEAPVLFLRLRKGARKNGTKVVHIGQWTTPAVRKTFGELLACAPGAEAGAVDGLMEHAPDVDEQLRAEGSVVLVGERAAEIPGLFSALHRLSERTGAPIVWVPRRAGERGAVEVGALPTLLPGGVSVSDADARAELERMWGLDAGSLPDAPGRDTTGILQAARNGDLDGLVIGGIEVADLPDPELAREALSRCGFVVSLELRHSEVTEHADVVLPVAPVDEKSGSFLTWEGRRREFSVTLDGTGALPDCRVLDTLGVEMDADLFTQTPAAAAGDLNRVTEQIKPTARSAAPDVPGAPVPTVGQGQALLATWRQLIDDGALLVDEPHLAGTARRVVARVSKATAAALGEPHSVTVSTDRGSVTLPVEIADLPDDVVWLPGNSPGSTLRTTLGVGHGAVVSIAAGGER, from the coding sequence ATGACCATCGCACCCGAGGCGGCCGAAAAGGACGAGACTCCGGTCCCGGAGGGACACGTCAAGCTCACCATCGACGGTGAGGAGGTCATCGCCCCCAAGGGCGAGCTGCTGATCCGCACGGCGGAGCGGCTGGGCATCGTCATCCCGAGGTTCTGCGACCATCCGCTGCTCGACCCGGCCGGTGCCTGCCGGCAGTGCCTGGTCGAGGTGGAGATGAACGGGCGTCCGATGCCGAAGCCGCAGGCATCGTGCACGATGACCGTGGCCGACGGCATGGTCGTGAAGACACAGCTGACCTCGCCCGTGGCGGACAAGGCCCAGCAGGGTGTGATGGAGCTGCTGCTCATCAACCACCCGCTGGATTGTCCGATCTGCGACAAGGGCGGTGAGTGTCCACTGCAGAACCAGGCGATGGCTCACGGCCGGACGGAGTCGCGGTTCGTCGACCGCAAACGGACGTTCCCGAAGCCGTTGTCGATCTCGACGCAGGTACTGCTGGACCGCGAGCGGTGCGTGCTGTGCCAGCGGTGCACCCGGTTCTCGTCGCAGATCGCGGGTGACCCGTTCATCGACCTGATGGAGCGCGGGGCGCAGCAGCAGATCGGGACGTCGGAGACCGCGGACCTGGTCGGCGGTGAGACCAGCACGGGAACCCCGTTCCAGTCCTACTTCTCCGGCAACACCATCCAGATCTGCCCGGTGGGCGCGCTGACCAGCGCGCAGTACCGGTTCCGGTCGCGGCCGTTCGACCTGGTGTCCTCGCCGAGTGTGTGCGAGCACTGCTCGGTGGGCTGCGCGATGCGCACCGACTTCCGTCGCGGCAAGGTGATGCGTCGCCTCGCCGGTGACGACCCGGAGGTCAACGAGGAGTGGCTCTGCGACAAGGGTCGCTTCGCCTTCCGTTACACCGAGGCGGCCGACCGGGTCCGGCATCCGCTCGTGCGCGACCCCGAGACGGGACAGCTGGAACGGGCGTCGTGGACACACGCGTTGCGGGTGGCCGCCGAGGGGTTGGCGAAGGCACGCGACGGACACGGTGTCGGGGTGCTGCCCGGCGGCAGACTGACGGTCGAGGACGCCTACGCCTACAGCAAGTTCGCCAGGGTGGCACTGCGTACCAACGACATCGACTTCCGTGCTCGGGCGCATTCGGCGGAGGAACTCGATTTCCTCGCCTCGCACGTCGTGGGCGTGACTCCCGAGACCGGTGTCACGATGCGCCAGCTGGAGACCGCGCCGTTGGTGCTGTGCGTGGCCTTCGAACCGGAGGAGGAGGCCCCCGTGCTCTTCCTCCGACTGCGTAAGGGCGCGCGGAAGAACGGCACCAAGGTGGTCCACATCGGGCAGTGGACGACACCGGCTGTGCGTAAGACGTTCGGCGAGTTGCTGGCGTGCGCGCCGGGTGCTGAGGCCGGGGCGGTCGACGGTCTGATGGAACACGCTCCGGACGTCGACGAGCAGCTGCGGGCCGAGGGGTCCGTGGTCCTCGTCGGTGAGCGGGCCGCGGAGATCCCCGGATTGTTCTCGGCGCTGCACCGGCTGTCCGAACGCACCGGTGCGCCGATCGTGTGGGTGCCGCGGAGGGCGGGCGAGCGGGGCGCCGTCGAGGTGGGCGCGCTGCCGACGCTGCTGCCGGGTGGGGTGTCCGTGAGCGACGCCGACGCCCGTGCCGAGCTGGAGCGGATGTGGGGACTCGACGCCGGGTCGTTGCCCGACGCGCCGGGTCGGGACACGACCGGCATCCTCCAGGCCGCTCGTAACGGCGACCTCGACGGCCTGGTCATCGGCGGTATCGAGGTGGCCGACCTGCCCGATCCCGAGCTGGCGCGGGAAGCGCTGAGCCGGTGCGGTTTCGTGGTGAGCCTCGAACTGCGACACAGCGAGGTCACCGAACACGCCGACGTGGTGCTGCCGGTCGCCCCCGTGGACGAGAAGTCGGGCAGCTTCCTCACCTGGGAGGGCCGCAGGAGGGAGTTCTCGGTGACGCTGGACGGCACCGGTGCTCTGCCCGACTGCCGGGTGCTCGACACCCTCGGCGTCGAGATGGACGCCGACCTGTTCACCCAGACCCCCGCGGCAGCCGCGGGTGATCTGAACAGGGTCACCGAGCAGATCAAGCCGACCGCTCGGTCCGCTGCGCCCGACGTCCCGGGTGCCCCCGTGCCGACGGTGGGGCAGGGACAGGCGCTGCTCGCGACGTGGCGTCAGTTGATCGACGACGGTGCGCTGTTGGTCGACGAACCGCATCTTGCGGGCACCGCTCGCCGCGTGGTGGCCCGGGTCTCGAAGGCCACGGCGGCCGCCTTGGGGGAGCCTCACTCGGTGACCGTGTCCACCGACCGGGGCTCGGTGACACTGCCCGTGGAAATCGCCGACCTTCCCGACGACGTGGTGTGGCTGCCGGGCAATTCCCCGGGATCGACGCTGCGTACCACGCTCGGCGTGGGCCACGGCGCCGTGGTCTCGATCGCTGCCGGAGGTGAACGGTGA
- the nuoK gene encoding NADH-quinone oxidoreductase subunit NuoK → MTPTYYLLLSALLFTIGAVGVLVRRNAVVVFMCIELMLNAVNLSLVTFSRINGSIDGQVMAFFVMVVAAAEVVVGLAIIMSIFRTRRSASIDDTNLLKY, encoded by the coding sequence GTGACCCCGACGTACTACCTGCTGTTGTCGGCGTTGCTGTTCACGATCGGCGCCGTCGGCGTCCTCGTGCGTCGCAACGCGGTCGTGGTGTTCATGTGCATCGAGCTCATGCTCAACGCCGTGAACCTGTCGCTGGTGACGTTCTCGCGCATCAACGGCTCGATCGACGGACAGGTGATGGCGTTCTTCGTGATGGTCGTGGCCGCGGCGGAGGTCGTCGTCGGACTGGCGATCATCATGTCGATCTTCCGGACCCGCCGTTCGGCCTCGATCGACGACACCAACCTGCTGAAGTACTAG
- a CDS encoding NADH-quinone oxidoreductase subunit J translates to MTAMTTGMTAVDTLVLAQADAAATVSTGEAIAFWILGPLALAGALGMVFARNAVHSALWLVLTMLSLGMLYLAQQAQFLGFTQIIVYTGAIMMLFLFVLMLVGRESSDSVVEVLRGQRLMAGLVGVGVAGLLAAALTRAIADVTPAPLLDPWSADGGGAGGLGRLIFTDYLFPFELTAALLITAAMAGMVLSFTSRHVKGGKRSQRELVIARFRGEYERPSPKPGPGVFATSNSVATPALLPDGSVAPESLSDLIESTPTAQLHTQRKQVNGGASKQGPRALVGSDGASLDGTVGARSNEGEDS, encoded by the coding sequence ATGACCGCGATGACGACCGGGATGACGGCAGTGGACACGCTGGTGCTCGCGCAGGCCGACGCCGCGGCCACCGTGTCCACCGGCGAGGCGATCGCGTTCTGGATCCTCGGGCCGTTGGCCCTGGCCGGTGCACTGGGCATGGTGTTCGCCCGCAACGCGGTGCACTCGGCGTTGTGGTTGGTGCTGACGATGCTCTCGCTCGGGATGCTGTACCTGGCGCAGCAGGCACAGTTCCTCGGCTTCACCCAGATCATCGTCTACACCGGCGCGATCATGATGCTGTTCCTGTTCGTGCTGATGTTGGTGGGCCGGGAATCGTCCGATTCGGTGGTCGAGGTGCTGCGCGGCCAACGTCTGATGGCGGGTCTCGTCGGGGTGGGTGTCGCCGGACTGTTGGCGGCCGCCCTCACCCGGGCGATCGCCGACGTCACCCCGGCGCCCCTGCTCGATCCGTGGAGCGCTGACGGCGGCGGTGCCGGTGGGCTCGGTCGGCTCATCTTCACCGACTACCTGTTCCCGTTCGAACTGACCGCCGCGTTGCTGATCACGGCGGCGATGGCGGGGATGGTGCTGTCGTTCACCTCGCGTCACGTCAAGGGGGGCAAGCGCAGCCAGCGGGAGCTCGTCATCGCGCGGTTCCGTGGCGAGTACGAGCGGCCGTCGCCGAAGCCGGGCCCCGGTGTGTTCGCCACCTCCAATTCGGTGGCCACGCCCGCTCTGCTGCCCGACGGTTCGGTGGCGCCCGAGTCGCTGTCCGACCTGATCGAGTCCACACCGACCGCCCAACTGCACACCCAGCGCAAGCAGGTGAACGGCGGCGCCTCGAAACAGGGGCCGAGGGCGCTTGTCGGGTCTGACGGCGCGAGCCTGGACGGCACGGTCGGCGCTCGTTCCAACGAGGGGGAGGATTCGTGA
- a CDS encoding NuoB/complex I 20 kDa subunit family protein, with translation MGLEEKLPNGFLLTTLEGVVNWARKNSMWPATFGLACCAIEMMTTGGSRYDIARFGMERFAATPRQADLMIVAGRVTQKMAPVLRQIYDQMPEPKWVLAMGVCASSGGMFNNYAVVQGVDHIVPVDMYLPGCPPRPEMLLDAILKLHAKVQDEPMGPRRAALRAKSGKQTEIIPSSIKYAKK, from the coding sequence ATGGGTCTGGAAGAGAAACTCCCGAACGGATTCCTGCTGACCACGTTGGAGGGTGTGGTCAACTGGGCCCGTAAGAACTCGATGTGGCCCGCTACGTTCGGCCTGGCTTGCTGTGCCATCGAGATGATGACCACCGGTGGCTCCCGCTACGACATCGCGCGGTTCGGCATGGAGCGTTTCGCGGCCACGCCGAGGCAGGCCGATCTCATGATCGTCGCGGGGCGGGTCACGCAGAAGATGGCCCCGGTCCTGCGGCAGATCTACGACCAGATGCCCGAGCCGAAGTGGGTGCTCGCGATGGGGGTGTGCGCCTCCTCGGGCGGGATGTTCAACAACTACGCCGTCGTGCAGGGGGTCGACCACATCGTCCCGGTGGACATGTACCTGCCGGGTTGTCCACCTCGGCCGGAGATGTTGCTCGACGCGATCCTCAAGTTGCACGCCAAGGTTCAGGACGAACCCATGGGTCCGCGGCGTGCTGCGCTGCGTGCGAAGAGCGGGAAGCAGACGGAGATCATCCCGTCGTCGATCAAGTACGCGAAGAAGTGA